Proteins encoded in a region of the Candidatus Nezhaarchaeota archaeon genome:
- a CDS encoding FkbM family methyltransferase — protein sequence MSLRRIEKALARDLALLRKVGILSILHIVQYHLNNIAGKTSSVMLLPNGLRAYINANIADDLLHSIDEVFVLQEYSLLSDYVPRRNDIIVDAGAFYGIYTLFSAKKARKVLAFEPQLDVLSYLLLNINLNKLEGVVIALPYALSNTTERAKFYVHERKSRSSLCWVSEKMEITSVPTITIDKIVSDFKLSNINVLKIDVEGAELSLLQGAQRALSEHVIEKIVMEVHPWLIDCRSIISLLKKHGFVVDYIASYEGFPTKFLYARSKR from the coding sequence ATGTCCCTAAGAAGAATAGAAAAGGCGCTTGCTAGGGATCTTGCGTTATTGAGGAAGGTAGGGATTTTATCAATACTTCACATCGTACAGTATCACCTTAACAATATCGCAGGGAAGACAAGTAGTGTAATGCTACTGCCTAATGGACTTAGAGCCTATATTAATGCAAACATTGCCGATGATTTGCTCCACTCTATCGATGAAGTATTTGTTTTGCAGGAGTACTCGCTTCTAAGTGACTATGTGCCAAGAAGAAACGATATAATCGTCGATGCTGGAGCTTTCTACGGCATTTATACACTCTTTTCAGCGAAGAAGGCTAGAAAAGTGCTTGCTTTTGAGCCTCAACTTGACGTTCTATCTTACCTGTTGTTAAATATAAATCTCAACAAACTAGAAGGCGTGGTTATAGCTCTACCCTACGCGCTTTCAAACACGACAGAACGGGCGAAGTTTTACGTCCACGAACGCAAATCTCGTTCAAGTCTTTGCTGGGTGTCAGAGAAGATGGAGATTACAAGCGTCCCGACAATTACGATAGACAAGATTGTGTCAGATTTCAAACTTAGCAACATAAACGTGCTAAAAATCGATGTAGAAGGTGCTGAGCTAAGCCTCTTACAAGGGGCTCAACGGGCACTTAGTGAGCATGTCATCGAAAAGATAGTAATGGAGGTGCATCCATGGCTCATTGATTGTCGATCAATAATCTCTCTCCTAAAAAAGCACGGCTTCGTAGTGGATTATATTGCAAGTTATGAGGGTTTTCCAACGAAGTTTCTCTACGCGAGGTCTAAGAGGTAA